From the genome of Thermodesulfobacteriota bacterium:
AGCCCGCTATCTCCTCGGGTTCTAAGCCAGAACATCCCATCTTATCGTGGCGCCAACCCTACAACTCCTTCGCGGAGGGTGGCGTCATGGCCGACACGATCATTCTGCAATCCAGAGGGAACCGGCACCCCATTTCTGAGGTGACGGGCTACTCCGTCCAGAGCATCCACCGGCTGGAACGACAGGGCAGGTTCCCGCAGCGGC
Proteins encoded in this window:
- a CDS encoding AlpA family phage regulatory protein, with the translated sequence MADTIILQSRGNRHPISEVTGYSVQSIHRLERQGRFPQRLQLGPGRVGWLESDVKAWLESRARGCLPAPQAKAA